DNA from Asanoa sp. WMMD1127:
CGCAATCATGAATTCGCCGTTTGCGACCGTGGTCAGGAAGCGGTAATCCGGGTGCAAGACGCTCGACGCGCAACCACCCTCTACGTCATACGTATTGTAGCTGTAACCCGCATATCCGTATCTGCCGTTCATTCCTGTAACGCCGGACGTTCGCGCACCTTCCGGCTTGGTCGCAAACCAGCCAGCCAGTCCGGCGTCGGGGGTGCTGGGGGTCGGTGCCTTGAGACAGGTGGCACGGTCGCCGACTACGTCGGGAAGCTTCTCCACGCAGGCGGCGAAGTTTCCTTCCCATTGTTCGATCGAGCACACGTCCGCCGGTGCCCGCGTCGGCGCCGGGGCGGCGGTGGCGCCTAGGGCCGGCCAGCTGATGGTGGCGGCAGCCGCTACCAGCAGGGTGAGGACCAGAGAGGCTACCCGTGCTCGCGCGCGAGCCATCTACTCCTCCAGGTCAGCGGGGGTGCCCGGCGGGAGGATGGACGGCGTCTGGGCCGCTACCGCCGGGGTGGTGTCGAGGTGCTCGAGCAGGCCGTTCACGTACGAGACGTCGACTCTGATCTTCTGGACCCGGCCGTCGACGTCGCGCATGACGAACTCGCGGAAGCCTAGGCGGGTGGCCGACGACGTGTCCACGTTGGACAGCGACGCCAAGGTGGCCTCGTAGCCGTCGTTGACCGGGACGCGGAGCAGGCGCAGCGCCTCCGAGGCGATTTCCTGGTCTTCGGCTATGCGGCCGACGAAGACCGTGGACACCAGGTTTTGCACGTCCAGGCCGAGGATGTCGCGGGGGTTCTGCGACGCCACCAGGGCGGCCAGGTTCCACTTGCGGGAGTCGCGGGCCAGGCGCACCAGGAACGAGCGGCCCGAGCGCCAGCCCTCCATGAAGTGCGCCTCGTCGAGGCCGACCAGTTTGCGCGACGACATCGACCCGCCGTAGCAGCGGCGCACCGCCAGGCGGTGGGCCGTGTGCAGCATCGGCAGCGCGAGGGCTTCCTCCGCCGACCAGTACTCGCGCTCGATCTTGAGGTCCGGCAGGCGGAGGCCGGCCATCGTGATGACCGTGAGGGCCGCGTCGGCGCCGAGCAGGTGCTCCGGCGGGCGGCCGAAGAACAGCAGCGCCAGCGGCATCTCGGCCGTGTCGAGCAGCAGGTTGGCCAGTTCCTTGCCGTCGTCGTCGTCCATGCCGGCGAGGCACGCGACGACGTCGTCCAGAGTGGACGTCTCCTCGGCCGGGACCTGGCGCACCGCGTGGCGCAGCAGCGTGGCGGTGGACGCCTGGCGCGCGACCTGCGGCGGCACCAGCATCTGGCAGATGTCCTGCACCAGCATCCGGCGCTCGGCCCGCGAGTTGGAGACGGCGATCTCGTACTCCCGGTCGCCCGGCGCGCCCAGCGAGAACTCCGTGCGCAGCGGCGTCGGGATCAGCGAGTACGGCGCCAGCGTGCCGGCCTCCGAACCCGTCAGGTTGAGCACCCGGGAGAACGGCCGCAGCTCCGGCATCTGGCACAACCGGGCCAGCGGGCCGGACGGGTCGAGCAGGGTGACCTGCACGCCGCGCCGGGCGGCCAGGTAGCCCAGCGCGCCCAGCAGCGTCGACTTGCCACCGCCGGGCTCGGCGACGAAGACCGCCAGGCCGGACCGCTCGCGTACCTCCATCGGGAAGTGCAGGTCCAGGAAGACCGGGCGGCGGCAGGTGCCGGCGGTGCGGCCGATCAGGTCGCCGCGCCGGTCACCGACCGTGGAGGCGGCCTGGGGCAGCGCCGCGGCCAGCAGCTTGACCGGCATCCGGCGGATGTAGCCGGTGTTGGCGATCGGCTCGCCCGGGATGAACTCCCGCGCCAGCCAGTCCTGGTTCTTGGGGTGCTGCAGCGAGATGCGCAGCTCGCGTGAGTAGAGCTGGATGAGCCGGCGCGCCCGCTCGAGGCACTCGTCTCGGGTGCGGCCGCCGACCGCGATCCGGTGCCAGCCGTGGGCGCGCGCCGACTCGACCGGCAGCCCGGTGGTCATCTCGTCGCCGATCACCAGCGCGCGCTTGGCCAGCCGCTCCAGCTCGGGCGGGGCGTCGATGCCGTGCTCGGCGTAGTCGAGCTGCTGCGACCGGATCATCCGCAGCCGGTGCTCGAGGTTGCGGAACGAGTCACCGGAGCCGAGCACGTCGACGCGCGACGAGAGCTCCATCGGCCACGGCAGCCGCTCGTGGAAGTGCATCCACGGCTCGTGCCGCTCCGGGATCTCCAGCGGCTCCATCCGGCCGACCGCCAGCACCGCGACGTGCCGCTCCTCGCCGGTCATCCGGTTGACGAGCTTGACCGTCGACCCGTACGGCGTGCGGTAGCGCTCGATCTGCTCCGTCAACCCGAGCAGGTCGCCGCGCTCCCACTGGCCGTTGGTGACGGGGGAGAGCGTGTTCGGCGGCGCCATGCACAGCGCGACCGACCGGTAGAGCAGCCACTCCAGCTCGGTCGGGGTGACCCGGCGACCGCGCATGCCGAACGCGCCGAGCACCTCGTCGAACTGCTCCACCGTGCGACCCAGCTTGCGCCGCTCACCCTCGGCGACCCCGCGGCCGAACGTGCGCAGCACCCGCTCCGACAGGCTGTTGCCGAGCGAGCGCCGGGCGAAGGTCACGCCGAGGTACGTCTGCCCCTCCGCGTGGTTGACCGACAGCAGGTGCCGCTGCGCCGCGACGAGGTGGTCGGACCACGACGTCGCGCCGGGCACACCGGCCAGCGGGGCAGGCGTGTGCGCGTCGACCGTGCGGGCCCACTCGTCGGCCGGGAACGGCCGGGTCGTGCGGCGCAGGTGCAGCCGGAAACCAGCGAGGCCGGCATATTGCTCCGAGATCGCCGAGAGCAGCGCCTCGCGCTCGGCGTCGGGCCGGAATGCCCAGCGCACCTCCGGCAGCCAGTACCAGGCCGTCACCGTGTTGGGCGTGAACGTCAGGTGGCCCGCGATCTCGGTGATCGCCAGCCCAATGGCGGGGTCGCGGTCGCCGAACTTGATCTGCGGCGCCTTGACCTGCACCGGCTTCTTCGCCGGCTCGCGCTGCTCCTTGCCCTTGCGGCGCGGCGGCTTGGCCGGCTCGCGCACGGCCGGCAGGCGCCCGCCGGGCAGGTCGGGGGCGCGCTCGGACCGCGGCGCGACCTCCGCGCCACGCTCAGGCGCCGACGGCAACGGGGGTACGCCGGGCGCGGCGCCCATGGCCGGCCGGCGGGGCCGGGCCGGCTGCTGCTGGGGCGCCGCGAGCCGGCTGGTCGCCGGCGGCTCGGGCCGGCGGCGCGGCTCGGGGCGGGCGTCCGGTCGTGGCTCCGGCGGGAGATCGAGCCCGGGGTCTAGGAAGGCGTCGGTGCGCGCCACGGGCTCGCCACGGCGCCCGGCCCGGTTGTCGACGCGCGCGTCGCCCGGCGCCCGGTTGGCCCGGCTGACGATCCGCTGCCGGTCGACCGCCGGCCCACCGGCCCGCGCCGCCTCCCCGCCACGACGGCGGTCACCGCCGCGCCCCGCCTCATCGCCTCGGCGGTAGTCCGCGTCACCTGGCCGAACACGGTCGTCGCGGCGACGTAGGTCGGCGTCGCCGGCGCGCGCCGGCTCGCCTGCAGCGGCGTGTGGCCCAGCGCCGTCGTAGCCGGGATCGGCGCCATGCGGGAGAGCCGGGTCTGTGAAAGCAGGATCCCCGAAGGTGGCATCCGGGAAGCCCGGATCCGCGCCGTCCTCGAGAGCTGGGTCGGCGAAGGCCGGATCGGCGTAGCCCGGATCCGAGTAGTCCACAGCGAGCGCATCGGCGGCACCACCACGGTGCGTCGCCTCCGCACCGTGAACCCGCGGCTCGGACCGCTCACCGCCGACCGGGCGGCCAGGCCCGGAGGCGGGTTCTCCCGCTCCCCAGCGCGGCGGGTCGGCGTCGGTCGGGTGGGTGCCGTTTCCGTTGCCGGCCGCGTGCCGGCCGCCGGCCTCGCCGGTCTCACCCGCCCGGGGTGGCGGCGCGCCGGTCCCGCCGAACAGGTCGAGGAACGGCGAGTCGATGTCGGCCTCGGGCGGCGTGGGCCGGCGCCCGGCGGGCACGCCGCCGCGGCCGCGCTCGTCGGTCGGCCGGGAGCGTGGCGGGCCCGGCGCCTGGAACACGGCCACCGAGCCGTGGCCGGGGGTGGTCACGAGCTCGTCGTCGGTGCGGTCCTCGTCAAGATCCGTCGCAGGGTAGCCGCTCGATCGCGGACGGTGACCGCCGCCTCCGGACTGCGCGTCGGCCGGACGGGACTCCGGCGGGACGGGTCGACTCATGCGAGAACCTCGCTCCGTTCCGCGTACGCACCGATCCGAGGGGTCATACCAGCTCCTCGCGAATGCGGATCTTGGTCGCGATCAGTCGCGGGTCACGCTGTTCGACGGCGGGCTCGCGGGTGCGGCGCCAGTCGGTCAGCGCGGTGCGGATCACCATGCGCGCCGGGCGGTCGGGATCGACGTGGCGGAAGATGAACGAGGTCGTCACGATGGCGAGCGCGATCTCCCAGGCCGGGAAGAGTTCGACGTCGAACGTGAACAGCCAGTGGATGAACATGTAGAGCGGCACGAGAAGCATGAACAGCCCGTATTGCGCATAGGGCAGGTGGACCGGAAGCGTGTATCCGGGCGGGCCCAGGTAGACCAGGCGGGCCCGGTAGATGTCGTCATCGGTGCGCAGCCGCATCTCGTGCTCCGCGGCCTATTCGAAGATCAGCTGGATCAGGTAGTCGCCGACGAAGAACAGCGTGGCCGCGCCCGCGATGAACACGAGGCCCACGATGGCGATGGCGGAGCTGGTCAGGACCTTCGAGATCTCACCCCGGCTCGCACGCCCGATGAAGATGACGCCGAGCACGGCCAGCAGGATCGGCGCGACCTTGCCGGCGAAGAAGGTGACGATGCCCTCTGTGTCGATGCCCTTCGGGTCTGCCTCACCCGCGATGACGTGGGTGAGCACGCCCGAGGCGGCGTGCGCGTATGCGCCCCACGCCTGCTGGACGAGCTCAGTGGCGATCATCGGAACTACCTCCCCGGTGCCGACGGCCGGCGGAGCCGCGGCACTGCGATTGTCAGGCCTTCGGGTGACGTTTTGTCGTACGCCGTGTCCGCTGGCCCGGGTGTTGTGCGCTCACCGCTAACGGTGTCTCATGCTCGGGCGTTTTGTCCCGGTTTCGGCCCGTCTCCTCCGTATCAGCGCCGGAATCATTAGCAATTGCAAAGCGTACGGCGGCGTCCTCCTTCGAACAAGCTACGTGGAATTCGCCTTCACGTGCCGGGCGCGAACCCTGTGACTCCTGTGGCACACGAGTTCGAAATCAAGACCACGAGCCCCGTTCGGTACGGTCTACGGGTGGCCGATCTGCTGCGGTCGCCCGACCCGGTGGTGATGGGCGTCCTCAACGTCACGCCCGACTCGTTCTCGGACGGCGGGCGCTACTTCTCCACCGACGCGGGCGGCGGGCTCGCGGCCGCGGTCGCGCACGGCGTCGCCATGCACCAGGCGGGCGCCCACCTGGTCGACGTCGGTGGCGAGTCCACCCGGCCGGGCGCCGACCGGGTCGATCCGGAGACCGAGGCGGCCCGGGTCCTGCCGGTGATCCGCGAGCTGGCCGCCCGGGGCGTGCCGATGAGCATCGACACCACTCGCGCCAGCGTCGCCGCGGCCGCCCTGGAAGCCGGCGTCACGGTGGTCAACGACGTCTCCGGCGGGCTCGCCGACCCGGCGATGGCCAAGGTCGTGGCCGATGCGGGCTGCCCCTGGGTGCTGATGCACTGGCGCGGGCACTCGCGCCGGATGGCCGACTTGGCGACCTATCACGACGTGGTGGCCGAGGTGCGCGACGAGCTGCGCCAGCGGGTCGACGAGGCGCTGGCCGCCGGGGTCGCCGCCGACCGGATCGTCGTCGACCCGGGCCTGGGCTTCGCCAAGCGGGCCGAGCACAACTGGGAGCTGACCGTGCGCCTGCCGGAGCTCATCGCGCTCGGCTACCCGTTGCTCTTCGCCGCCAGCCGCAAGTCCTACCTGGGCAGACTGCTCGCCGACCCCGACGGCACGCCCCGCCCGGTCGACCAGCGAACCGCCGCGACAGTGGCGACCAGCGTGCTGGCGGTCGCCGCGGGCGCGTGGGGCGTACGCGTGCACGACGTCCGCGAGACCGTCGACGCGATCGCCGTGTGGGAGGCCAGTGGCCGCCCCCGGCTGGCCGGAGGAATGAAGAAGGAATGAACGACCGGATCACCCTCAAGGGGCTGCGGGCCCGCGGGCGGCACGGGGTGCTGGCCAGCGAGCGCGCCGAGGGCCAGGACTTCCTCGTCGACGTGGAGCTCGAGCTCGACCTGAGCGCGGCTGCCCGCGACGACGACCTGACCAAGACGGTCGACTACGGCGTGCTGGCCGGCCGACTGGTCGAGGTGATCACGGGCCGGCCGGTCGACCTGATCGAGACGCTCGCCGACCGGTTGCTCGACGTCTGCCTCGACGACCAGCGCGTACGCGCGGCCACCGTCACCGTGCACAAGCCGCACGCGCCGATCCCGCACGAGTTCGCCGACGTCTCGGTCCGCATGCGCCGGGGGAGGGCGGAGAGCTGACCCGGGCCGTCCTGTCGCTCGGCAGCAATCTCGGTGACCGGCTGGCCCACCTGCGGGCCGCGGTTGCCGCGCTGACGCCCGTACTCGAAGCGGTTTCGCTGGTCTATGAGACCCCACCATGGGGCGATCCGGACCAACCGAGCTATTTCAACGCGGTGGCCCTCGTCCGGGACGAAGCGGCGACGGCCCGCGACTGGCTCGACCGGGCCCAGGCCATCGAAGCCTCAGAAGGCCGGGTACGCGACCCCGAGCGCCGGTTCGGCCCCCGCACGCTGGACGTCGACGTGATCGCCGTGTGGGCCCCCGACGGCCGGCCCGTGACCAGCGACGACCCCGTGCTCACCCTGCCGCACCCCCGGGCCCACCTGCGGGCGTTCGTGTTGCGCCCGTGGGCCGACCTCGAACCCGACGCCGAGCTGCCCGGACACGGCCGGGTGGCGGAGCTGCTCTGGTCCGGGCCGGCGGCTGACGACGTCGCGGCGGTGCGTGCCCGCCCGGAACTGCGGATACAGTCGGCGGGATGAGCCAGCAGTCTCCCCCGCGCGGCCACGGGCCGCACCGGCCGCGGATGGGCCCGACCCAGCCGGCGACGCTGGTGCTGGCCGCCCTGGTGGCCGCCGCCCTGGCCTGGCTGCTGGTCAGCATGACCTACGCGAGCCTGCCCGACCTGCCGTGGTCGCCGACCGCGGTGCTGGCCGGCCTGGGCGTGCTGGAGGGCTACCTGGCGCTCAACACGCGCGCCCGGATACAGCGCAAGCCCGGCCGGCCGCCGGTCGACCCGCTCGCGGTGGCCCGGTTCGCGGTGCTGGCCAAGGCGTCGTCGCTGGTCGGCTCGATCTTCGGCGGCTTCTTCGCGGGGCTGCTGATCTTCCTGATCTTCAAGCACACCGACGCGGCCCGCCACGACCTGCCGGCCGCCATCGGCGGTGTGGTCGGATCCGTCATCCTCGTCATCGCCGCGCTGCTGCTCGAGCGCGCGTGCCGGGTGCCGAAGCAGCGCGACGAGGACGAGAACCGCGACGACGACGCCCGCTCCACACATCTCTAGGGCCAGCGGCAGGCTTGTGCACAGGGGGTGACGTCCGGGCGGCGGCGCGGTTAGGGTGCGTGCGAATGGTAGGAAGGCGCACCTGATGGGCTACGACGAATCGATCTACCGGCGACGCGTGGGCGACAACACCGACGCGGGCGGTCCTGGCGACTACCGCGACGACTACCCGCCCGGCGACTTCGGCGTCGGTGAGCTGCGCGCGAGCGAGACCACCGACACCAAGCGGCAGGCCGTGTCGCCGGCCGCGCTCGACGACGTGTTCGACGACCCCGCGCACGGTGAGCCGGGCCGCGACCGGCTGGCCTTCCATATCGTCTGGGAGATCCTGCTCCTGCTCGGCGTGGCCGCGGTGGGCTACCTGCTCCTCCGCGACGACTCCGGAGCGTTACGAGGCAATGCCCTGGAGCAACTCCTCGTCGCCGGCGCCGCGCTCGGTCTGATCGCGATGGGCGCCGGGCTGACCCTGCGGGCCGGCGCGGTCAACCTGGCCCTCGGTCCGGTCGCGGTCGCCTCCGCATTGCACTTCGCCGAGAACGGCGACCGTGGCGTGGTGCCGACGCTGGCCCAGGCCGCCGTCGCGGCGCTGGTGCTCGGTGTGGTGGTCGGCGTCGTCGTGGTGGTCTTCCACGTGCCCGGCTGGGCCGCCAGCCTCGCGGCCGCGCTCGGCACGCTGGTGTTCATCCAGCGCCGGCCGCTGCCGGTCGACGTGCAGGGCGACTACGACCCCAGCAACCACGCCCTCTACCTGTTCGTCGGTGTTGCCGTGGTGGCGGTGCTCGGCGGCCTGCTCGGCACCGTGAAGTCGGTCCGCCGCGCGGTCGGCCGGTTCCGCCCGGTCGCCGATCCCGCCCGCCGCCGTGGCTCGGTCGCCGCCCTGCTCACCGCCGGTGCCATCGCCATCTCGATGCCGCTCGCGGCCGGTGCCGGGGTGCTGCTCGCCTCGTCCGCCGAGGGGCCGGTCGCGCCGGCCAGCGGGCTCGAGTGGACGGGCCTCGCGGTCGGTGCGGCGCTGCTCGGCGGGACCAGCGCGTACGGCCGCCGTGGCGGCATCTTCGGCACGGTGCTCGCCGTCGCGCTGCTGGTCGTGGGCCAGCGCTACCTTGCCGTGCGGGGCTGGGAAGAGGTCACGCCGGCCGCGCTGGGCGCCGGCGCGATCGCGCTCGGGCTCCTGGTGACCCGGCTGGTCGAGACGTTCGGCCGGCCCAAGTCGGCGGTCACCGACGAGACGCAATGGCAGACCGCCACCCCACGCGGCAACACGCTCGGCGACCGCACCGACTCGTGGTCGTCGCTGCCGGCCCAGCCGACCGAGAGCCGGGCCGACGCCTGGGACACCGAGCGGTGGAACGGCGACCGCTGACGCGGCGGGCTAGGCTCGGATCATGACCGAGTCGCCGGAGTTCGCCGCGCTGGACGCGCTGTCCACCGAGGAGCTGCGCGAGCGCGCGTTCCATGTCGCCCGGGAACGCCTCGACGTGCGCTTCTTCTGGTCGGTGCTGCGCCACCTGCCCGGCAGCGAGAACGCCGCGGGCCTGGACGGGGACCTCAGCGAGACTGCCTCGTTCGTCGACGACGCGGTGGCGGTGTTCCGCGAGTTCGAAGGGAGCGGCCTCGGCGAGGAGGAGCCCCTGCTACGGGCGAAATTCATCGACTATCTCCTCAAGCACGACGCACCGAAATAGCGAATCGCGCCGATTGGCGGCGATAAGTCCGCCAGGTTTCGTCGATGGATGCCGCCGGGAAATACCGGCGCCATGGCTCTCACCAACCGATACAAGACCGCTACCGGGTCGGGCACCGTTGCTGCCCTGATCCTGGTGCTGGTCTTCGGTAGCCCCTGGTATCGCGACTGGGTGAGCGAGAACCACACCGACCAGACGGCCGGTGGCTGGTTCCTGCGACTGCTCGCCTATCCCGCCTGGCGGTTCGACTCCAACGACCCGCTCCAGGACGTGCTCGCCGACGACCTGCGCGCGATTCTCGTCGTGGTACTCACGGCGCTCTTCCTATATCTCCTGCCCGGCAGCCAGCTCGCCCGGGCCCGCGGCACGCTCAGCCAGCTCTTCGCCGGCTGGGGTGCGTTCGTCTTCGCCGGCGCGTTCGCCGGCCTGATCACCGCGCTCGTGCGCAGCAACCCGACCCTGCTGGGCGCGTTCGGCGCCGCCGGCCAAGGCGCCACCTACGGCTTCTTCGTCGGCTGGATCATCGGCATCGTCACCTTGGGCGCCTGGCGCGGCACCCGCAGCTGACCCTGACCCGTCGCGGACCCGGCTTTCCCCCAGCCGGGTCCGCGGCTTTATTCGGCCGGGTAGTCGATGCTCAGGATGCGGTGCCGGCTGATCAGGCCCAGCACGCGGTCGCCGTCCTTGACCTCGGCGTAGTCGCTGTTGGTGACCAGCATCGCGGCCAGCGCGTCGTAGAGCGAGGTGCCCACCTCGACCGCCGGGACGGGCCCGTCCAGGGTCACGTCAGCCGCCGGGACCAGCATGTCCTCGGTGACCGGGAGCACCGCCAGGCGGCGGATGCCGCGGTCCTTGCCGACGAACTCGCGCACGAACGGCGACGCCGGCTCGCCCAGCAGCTGGGCCGGCGTGCCGAACTGCTCGACGTGGGCGCCCTGCGAGAGCACGACGATCCGGTCACCCATCCGCACGGCCTCGTCGAGGTCGTGGGTGACCAACACGACCGTCTTGCGCACCTCCGCCTGCAGCCGCAGGAACTCGCGCTGCAGCCCGGTGCGGGCGATCGGGTCGACCGCGGAGAAGGGCTCGTCCATCAGGAGTACGACCGGGTCGGCGGCCAGGGCACGGGCGAAGCCGACCCGCTGGCGCTGCCCGCCGGAGAGCTCGTGCGGGTAGCGACGGCCGTAGCGGGCCGGGTCCAGGCCGACCAGGTCCAGCAGCTCGTCGGCCCGCTCGCGGGTGCGCTGCTTGGGCCAGCCGAGCAGGCGGGGCACCGTACCCACGTTGGTGTGGATCGTCTGATGTGGAAATAGGC
Protein-coding regions in this window:
- a CDS encoding ATP-binding protein, producing the protein MSRPVPPESRPADAQSGGGGHRPRSSGYPATDLDEDRTDDELVTTPGHGSVAVFQAPGPPRSRPTDERGRGGVPAGRRPTPPEADIDSPFLDLFGGTGAPPPRAGETGEAGGRHAAGNGNGTHPTDADPPRWGAGEPASGPGRPVGGERSEPRVHGAEATHRGGAADALAVDYSDPGYADPAFADPALEDGADPGFPDATFGDPAFTDPALPHGADPGYDGAGPHAAAGEPARAGDADLRRRDDRVRPGDADYRRGDEAGRGGDRRRGGEAARAGGPAVDRQRIVSRANRAPGDARVDNRAGRRGEPVARTDAFLDPGLDLPPEPRPDARPEPRRRPEPPATSRLAAPQQQPARPRRPAMGAAPGVPPLPSAPERGAEVAPRSERAPDLPGGRLPAVREPAKPPRRKGKEQREPAKKPVQVKAPQIKFGDRDPAIGLAITEIAGHLTFTPNTVTAWYWLPEVRWAFRPDAEREALLSAISEQYAGLAGFRLHLRRTTRPFPADEWARTVDAHTPAPLAGVPGATSWSDHLVAAQRHLLSVNHAEGQTYLGVTFARRSLGNSLSERVLRTFGRGVAEGERRKLGRTVEQFDEVLGAFGMRGRRVTPTELEWLLYRSVALCMAPPNTLSPVTNGQWERGDLLGLTEQIERYRTPYGSTVKLVNRMTGEERHVAVLAVGRMEPLEIPERHEPWMHFHERLPWPMELSSRVDVLGSGDSFRNLEHRLRMIRSQQLDYAEHGIDAPPELERLAKRALVIGDEMTTGLPVESARAHGWHRIAVGGRTRDECLERARRLIQLYSRELRISLQHPKNQDWLAREFIPGEPIANTGYIRRMPVKLLAAALPQAASTVGDRRGDLIGRTAGTCRRPVFLDLHFPMEVRERSGLAVFVAEPGGGKSTLLGALGYLAARRGVQVTLLDPSGPLARLCQMPELRPFSRVLNLTGSEAGTLAPYSLIPTPLRTEFSLGAPGDREYEIAVSNSRAERRMLVQDICQMLVPPQVARQASTATLLRHAVRQVPAEETSTLDDVVACLAGMDDDDGKELANLLLDTAEMPLALLFFGRPPEHLLGADAALTVITMAGLRLPDLKIEREYWSAEEALALPMLHTAHRLAVRRCYGGSMSSRKLVGLDEAHFMEGWRSGRSFLVRLARDSRKWNLAALVASQNPRDILGLDVQNLVSTVFVGRIAEDQEIASEALRLLRVPVNDGYEATLASLSNVDTSSATRLGFREFVMRDVDGRVQKIRVDVSYVNGLLEHLDTTPAVAAQTPSILPPGTPADLEE
- the folP gene encoding dihydropteroate synthase, with amino-acid sequence MADLLRSPDPVVMGVLNVTPDSFSDGGRYFSTDAGGGLAAAVAHGVAMHQAGAHLVDVGGESTRPGADRVDPETEAARVLPVIRELAARGVPMSIDTTRASVAAAALEAGVTVVNDVSGGLADPAMAKVVADAGCPWVLMHWRGHSRRMADLATYHDVVAEVRDELRQRVDEALAAGVAADRIVVDPGLGFAKRAEHNWELTVRLPELIALGYPLLFAASRKSYLGRLLADPDGTPRPVDQRTAATVATSVLAVAAGAWGVRVHDVRETVDAIAVWEASGRPRLAGGMKKE
- the folB gene encoding dihydroneopterin aldolase; the protein is MNDRITLKGLRARGRHGVLASERAEGQDFLVDVELELDLSAAARDDDLTKTVDYGVLAGRLVEVITGRPVDLIETLADRLLDVCLDDQRVRAATVTVHKPHAPIPHEFADVSVRMRRGRAES
- the folK gene encoding 2-amino-4-hydroxy-6-hydroxymethyldihydropteridine diphosphokinase encodes the protein MTRAVLSLGSNLGDRLAHLRAAVAALTPVLEAVSLVYETPPWGDPDQPSYFNAVALVRDEAATARDWLDRAQAIEASEGRVRDPERRFGPRTLDVDVIAVWAPDGRPVTSDDPVLTLPHPRAHLRAFVLRPWADLEPDAELPGHGRVAELLWSGPAADDVAAVRARPELRIQSAG
- a CDS encoding DUF3180 domain-containing protein, whose amino-acid sequence is MSQQSPPRGHGPHRPRMGPTQPATLVLAALVAAALAWLLVSMTYASLPDLPWSPTAVLAGLGVLEGYLALNTRARIQRKPGRPPVDPLAVARFAVLAKASSLVGSIFGGFFAGLLIFLIFKHTDAARHDLPAAIGGVVGSVILVIAALLLERACRVPKQRDEDENRDDDARSTHL
- a CDS encoding ABC transporter permease; translation: MGYDESIYRRRVGDNTDAGGPGDYRDDYPPGDFGVGELRASETTDTKRQAVSPAALDDVFDDPAHGEPGRDRLAFHIVWEILLLLGVAAVGYLLLRDDSGALRGNALEQLLVAGAALGLIAMGAGLTLRAGAVNLALGPVAVASALHFAENGDRGVVPTLAQAAVAALVLGVVVGVVVVVFHVPGWAASLAAALGTLVFIQRRPLPVDVQGDYDPSNHALYLFVGVAVVAVLGGLLGTVKSVRRAVGRFRPVADPARRRGSVAALLTAGAIAISMPLAAGAGVLLASSAEGPVAPASGLEWTGLAVGAALLGGTSAYGRRGGIFGTVLAVALLVVGQRYLAVRGWEEVTPAALGAGAIALGLLVTRLVETFGRPKSAVTDETQWQTATPRGNTLGDRTDSWSSLPAQPTESRADAWDTERWNGDR
- a CDS encoding ATP-binding cassette domain-containing protein: MDATPEGGTRAPADRKAAPIELRSVRKQYPDGTVAVDSLDLSINAGELVVLIGPSGCGKSTVLRMINRLIEPTAGQILIDGEDVTQTDAVRLRRRIGYVIQNVGLFPHQTIHTNVGTVPRLLGWPKQRTRERADELLDLVGLDPARYGRRYPHELSGGQRQRVGFARALAADPVVLLMDEPFSAVDPIARTGLQREFLRLQAEVRKTVVLVTHDLDEAVRMGDRIVVLSQGAHVEQFGTPAQLLGEPASPFVREFVGKDRGIRRLAVLPVTEDMLVPAADVTLDGPVPAVEVGTSLYDALAAMLVTNSDYAEVKDGDRVLGLISRHRILSIDYPAE